One Roseimaritima multifibrata DNA window includes the following coding sequences:
- a CDS encoding tetratricopeptide repeat protein yields MGLSNKPMGKVLANPASPPFAAAASMTRPSASEPVSVLAGRGSVVPLWAAGMLLVALGGIAGCAVTRDPMNEGRQAFFQGDLETAQSHFVSVADDDRRWAAAANLDLAIAQLAAGEPAEAEHLLREARDAFDQQPKFNPLTETHALLTDDTKRTYSAAGYEQVMLRAMLSMCSLAKDGSDAESYAMQAQMRQTELAQQAEERGLKVQQAFQPVALAPYLRGVLRESTHHDYDDAAKAYQLVSLWQPSFSPAEGDFQRASEGLHCQPGNGVLYVFACVGRGPVLEEQVAQTTSDALRIASLAVDSASGQTALPRISSVPIPAVVIPASPAFGVGVRVNDRPVAATATLTDVAQLALAQSEAERPWTIARAVMRRVAKETAIKTTTNALNMDGQAAGIVAFAAGSVWESREKADLRCWGLLPREIQVARIELPAGAQKIDLQVLGSQALPIGPAATQHVVIRDGGNSYLLVFAPAEKIVAAVQQQSTY; encoded by the coding sequence ATGGGCCTTTCAAACAAGCCGATGGGTAAGGTCTTGGCGAACCCGGCCAGCCCACCCTTCGCTGCTGCCGCGTCGATGACGCGGCCGTCGGCAAGCGAACCGGTCTCCGTTTTGGCGGGCCGAGGGTCGGTGGTTCCCTTGTGGGCCGCCGGCATGCTGCTTGTTGCGCTGGGGGGGATCGCTGGATGTGCGGTCACTCGAGATCCAATGAACGAAGGCCGGCAGGCGTTTTTTCAGGGAGACCTGGAAACGGCTCAGTCCCATTTCGTTTCCGTAGCCGATGACGATCGACGTTGGGCTGCCGCCGCGAATCTCGATCTGGCGATCGCTCAACTTGCAGCGGGCGAGCCGGCCGAAGCAGAGCACTTGCTCCGCGAGGCTCGCGATGCGTTTGATCAACAGCCCAAGTTCAATCCGCTTACCGAAACGCACGCCCTGCTCACAGACGACACCAAGCGGACCTACTCCGCTGCTGGCTATGAGCAAGTGATGCTGCGGGCAATGCTGTCGATGTGCAGTTTGGCCAAAGATGGGTCGGATGCAGAAAGCTATGCGATGCAGGCTCAGATGCGTCAGACGGAGTTGGCACAGCAAGCGGAAGAACGGGGCTTGAAGGTGCAGCAAGCGTTTCAGCCTGTGGCGTTGGCACCCTATCTTCGCGGAGTCCTTCGCGAATCGACCCACCATGACTATGACGATGCCGCCAAGGCCTACCAGTTGGTGTCGCTGTGGCAACCCAGTTTTTCGCCCGCCGAAGGTGATTTTCAAAGAGCCTCGGAGGGACTTCATTGCCAACCCGGCAACGGCGTCCTGTATGTTTTCGCGTGTGTCGGCCGCGGGCCCGTGTTGGAAGAACAAGTCGCCCAAACGACCAGCGATGCACTGCGGATCGCATCGTTGGCGGTCGATAGCGCGTCGGGCCAGACGGCGCTGCCGCGGATTTCAAGCGTTCCCATCCCCGCGGTCGTTATTCCCGCGTCACCTGCTTTTGGAGTCGGCGTCCGCGTCAACGATCGGCCTGTGGCTGCGACCGCCACGCTGACCGATGTTGCTCAGTTGGCGTTGGCACAAAGTGAAGCGGAACGTCCTTGGACCATTGCTCGAGCCGTCATGCGGAGGGTTGCCAAAGAGACCGCGATTAAGACGACGACCAACGCGTTAAATATGGATGGTCAGGCCGCAGGCATCGTTGCCTTTGCAGCAGGATCGGTTTGGGAATCGCGCGAGAAGGCCGATCTCCGCTGCTGGGGCCTGCTGCCCCGTGAAATTCAGGTCGCTCGTATCGAATTGCCCGCTGGGGCCCAAAAAATCGATTTGCAGGTTTTGGGTAGCCAAGCCCTTCCGATTGGACCGGCGGCGACGCAACATGTCGTTATCCGGGACGGAGGAAACTCTTATCTGCTGGTTTTCGCACCCGCAGAGAAAATCGTCGCAGCGGTCCAGCAACAGAGCACTTATTAG
- a CDS encoding penicillin-binding protein activator LpoB produces MKEILHGDSSSDLHEWLESGNPKMRRREFLKQTSWIGPVAAAVLVGGCKSTQYAHILKSDDIDLVGSHQAGSAVWNPLVDEAVAKLLSRCPDVHATRFETPDGQVVPNMPAGPATVCFIGIENKSAEEMVDFKDQLYERIDSQINGNGGFRSVSRRMVDVALHETALRPDSLYIPENRDVFAAHLGRAGSPINYLLYARITSGTTERNDTTQRDYLLTLEMVDLESGEYIKESATIRKGYHDSRAGKWWNYGPFKQADG; encoded by the coding sequence ATGAAGGAAATTCTACACGGAGACTCGTCTTCCGACCTTCACGAATGGCTCGAATCAGGTAACCCAAAGATGCGTCGCCGAGAATTTCTGAAACAAACTTCCTGGATTGGCCCGGTTGCCGCTGCCGTGCTGGTCGGTGGGTGCAAGAGCACCCAGTACGCCCACATCCTCAAGTCGGACGATATCGACTTGGTCGGCAGTCATCAGGCCGGTTCGGCCGTCTGGAATCCGCTGGTCGATGAAGCGGTCGCAAAACTGCTCTCTCGCTGTCCGGATGTCCATGCGACCCGTTTTGAAACGCCTGATGGGCAGGTGGTGCCCAACATGCCCGCTGGGCCGGCGACGGTCTGCTTTATCGGGATCGAAAACAAAAGCGCCGAAGAGATGGTTGATTTCAAAGATCAGCTTTACGAGCGAATCGATTCCCAAATCAACGGCAATGGCGGATTTCGGAGCGTCAGCCGGCGAATGGTTGATGTCGCGCTGCATGAAACGGCTTTGCGTCCCGATTCCCTCTATATCCCCGAAAATCGAGACGTTTTTGCCGCTCATCTGGGGCGGGCCGGATCGCCGATCAACTATCTGCTTTACGCTCGGATCACTTCCGGGACGACCGAGCGGAATGACACCACGCAGCGCGATTACCTGCTGACGCTGGAAATGGTCGATCTGGAAAGCGGTGAATACATCAAAGAATCGGCGACGATCCGTAAGGGGTACCATGACAGTCGCGCCGGTAAATGGTGGAATTATGGGCCTTTCAAACAAGCCGATGGGTAA
- the ileS gene encoding isoleucine--tRNA ligase has protein sequence MFKAVSTDVSFPSLENEVLERWESQDIYAQSLARREGAPPFVFYEGPPTANGMPHPGHCLTRAIKDLFPRYKTMRGFRCERKAGWDTHGLPVEVEVGKELGIHSKEEIEAYGIEPFIQRCQQSVWRYMQQWERLTKRLGFWVDMEQAYVTYHQQYIESVWWSLKNLFDRGLLYQGHKIVWWWSQGGTALSAGEVGQGYRQVADPSVFVKFPLIDSPTESLLVWTTTPWTLPSNMFAAVHPDLEYTLVSVADSDDQLWIATALIEAIATKTKQTLTALKTCQGSDLIGQRYKPPFDFFYADLGEQEGTLLEGGKEHFYWRVVAADFVTTDSGTGLVHQAPAFGEVDYEVLAQQQLRFVEGEQPELFHCVAPDGKLTAQAGEFAGLWVKEADKPIIRDLKERNVLFFQEQYLHDYPFCWRADQDPLIQYPRESWFVRTTQFKDQMLANNAEIGWMPEHIRDGRFGNFLASNVDWALSRERFWGTPLPIWVCQETGRMEAIGCYEELLEKPGVRGTEVWLEAKAANPELVDDLRVHKPYIDAVKYDSPFAPGATMERVTEVIDCWYDSGAMPFAQVGYPHQEGSVEKFKENFPADFISEALDQTRGWFYSQLAISTLLFGPQEGDSPTDPKAAETSLLAQPWPHPYRNCIVLGLMLAEWYEAKQAGDKKEIALTEDEAKEKFPAGFEKKTGKMSKQLRNYRSPDEIFDLYGADALRWYFFANQPPWTSILYSERTIRDSIPEFLLRLWNVFSFFTIYAEIDSFDPTDGVKLTADSQLNPEDLSQGKGYRPPSERSEIDRWILSELNRTIAQVTERMDAFDNYAACQQITALIDGLSNWYVRRSRDRFWANDKSDPNKLDAYWTLYESLLQITKLIAPFVPFLAEKLWEELSKPFQTAAGQGKPLSSVHLCDYPESDATRVDQTLSQRMTVLREIASLGRSARSEAKLKVRQPLSSVTVVLADEDHIPWLKQHDALVQQELNVKAVDYVTDAEDLVQYKIQPNFKRLGPRVGKNIPAVKKMLGEADGGELMSQLQSNGSIEIVVGEQTLKLDGEDIQIRLQAREGSAASQGEHSVVVLSTEVTPELFREGIARDLIRFIQSQRKEINCDFVDRISVSIVTDSEPVRQAAEEYLKTIQAETLAEQIGFEAIAGSDPVQLSVAGDQVELTVVRQ, from the coding sequence ATGTTCAAAGCCGTTTCGACCGATGTTTCTTTTCCCTCTCTTGAAAACGAAGTCTTAGAGCGTTGGGAATCGCAGGACATTTACGCTCAGTCGCTCGCACGTCGCGAAGGCGCCCCTCCGTTTGTCTTTTACGAAGGGCCTCCCACGGCCAACGGCATGCCCCACCCAGGGCACTGCCTAACGCGAGCGATCAAGGACCTTTTTCCTCGCTACAAAACCATGCGTGGTTTTCGCTGCGAACGTAAGGCTGGCTGGGATACCCACGGCCTGCCAGTCGAGGTCGAAGTCGGCAAAGAACTAGGGATTCACAGCAAAGAAGAAATCGAAGCCTACGGTATCGAACCGTTTATCCAACGCTGCCAGCAGAGCGTTTGGCGATACATGCAGCAGTGGGAACGGCTGACCAAGCGACTCGGTTTCTGGGTCGACATGGAACAAGCCTATGTGACCTACCACCAGCAATACATCGAAAGTGTCTGGTGGAGCCTAAAAAATCTGTTCGACCGCGGCTTGCTATACCAAGGCCACAAAATTGTCTGGTGGTGGTCGCAAGGGGGCACGGCACTATCCGCCGGCGAAGTAGGGCAGGGGTACCGCCAGGTTGCCGACCCTAGTGTGTTCGTAAAATTCCCCTTGATCGATTCCCCCACCGAAAGCCTGCTGGTCTGGACGACGACCCCCTGGACGTTGCCCAGCAATATGTTCGCTGCGGTCCATCCCGACCTTGAATACACCTTGGTGTCGGTTGCTGATAGCGATGATCAATTGTGGATCGCGACCGCGTTGATCGAAGCGATCGCCACGAAAACAAAACAAACGCTAACGGCTTTAAAAACATGCCAAGGGAGCGATCTGATCGGGCAACGGTACAAGCCGCCGTTCGATTTTTTCTATGCCGACCTGGGCGAACAGGAAGGAACCCTGCTTGAAGGGGGAAAAGAGCACTTCTACTGGCGTGTTGTCGCGGCCGATTTTGTGACCACCGACAGCGGTACCGGCTTGGTCCATCAAGCCCCTGCGTTTGGCGAAGTCGATTACGAGGTCCTGGCCCAGCAGCAATTGCGTTTCGTCGAAGGCGAACAGCCTGAACTGTTTCACTGTGTCGCCCCCGATGGCAAACTAACCGCCCAGGCAGGCGAATTTGCCGGGCTGTGGGTCAAGGAAGCAGACAAGCCGATCATCCGCGACTTGAAAGAGCGGAATGTATTGTTTTTCCAAGAACAGTACCTGCACGATTACCCTTTCTGCTGGCGTGCCGACCAGGATCCACTGATCCAATACCCGCGTGAAAGCTGGTTTGTGCGGACCACGCAGTTCAAAGATCAGATGCTGGCCAACAATGCTGAAATCGGCTGGATGCCAGAACACATCCGCGACGGCCGGTTTGGCAATTTCCTCGCATCCAATGTCGACTGGGCACTTTCCCGCGAGCGATTTTGGGGCACCCCACTACCGATCTGGGTTTGCCAAGAAACCGGCCGGATGGAAGCAATCGGTTGTTACGAAGAACTGCTCGAAAAACCGGGCGTCCGAGGAACCGAAGTCTGGCTAGAAGCCAAAGCGGCAAACCCTGAACTAGTGGATGACCTCCGCGTCCACAAACCGTACATCGATGCCGTCAAATACGATTCACCGTTCGCCCCAGGGGCGACGATGGAACGTGTCACCGAAGTGATCGATTGCTGGTACGACAGCGGAGCGATGCCGTTTGCACAGGTGGGTTACCCACACCAGGAAGGAAGCGTTGAGAAATTTAAGGAGAATTTCCCCGCCGACTTTATCAGTGAAGCACTCGACCAAACGAGAGGCTGGTTCTACAGCCAACTAGCGATCAGCACCTTGCTGTTTGGCCCTCAAGAAGGGGACAGCCCCACCGATCCGAAAGCGGCTGAAACTTCGCTTTTGGCACAGCCGTGGCCGCACCCTTACCGGAACTGTATCGTTCTTGGATTGATGCTGGCGGAATGGTACGAAGCCAAACAAGCGGGCGATAAAAAAGAGATTGCCCTAACCGAAGACGAAGCGAAAGAGAAATTCCCTGCGGGATTTGAGAAGAAAACCGGCAAGATGTCGAAGCAACTGCGCAATTACCGCAGCCCCGACGAGATCTTTGACCTGTACGGTGCGGATGCGCTGCGATGGTACTTCTTCGCCAATCAGCCCCCTTGGACATCGATCCTCTACAGCGAACGAACCATCCGTGATTCGATCCCTGAATTCCTGCTCCGTTTATGGAACGTGTTCAGTTTCTTCACGATCTATGCGGAAATCGATTCGTTTGACCCGACGGACGGAGTTAAACTGACCGCCGATTCGCAACTGAATCCAGAAGATCTAAGCCAAGGCAAAGGTTACCGACCTCCGTCGGAACGCTCGGAAATCGACCGCTGGATCCTTTCGGAATTAAACCGGACCATCGCTCAGGTAACCGAGCGAATGGACGCGTTTGACAACTATGCTGCCTGCCAACAAATCACCGCTTTGATCGATGGTTTAAGCAACTGGTACGTCCGCCGCAGTCGTGACCGTTTCTGGGCAAACGACAAATCGGATCCCAACAAACTGGACGCGTACTGGACGCTATATGAATCGCTGCTTCAAATCACAAAACTGATCGCCCCGTTTGTTCCCTTTCTCGCCGAGAAATTATGGGAAGAATTGAGCAAACCGTTTCAAACTGCAGCAGGGCAGGGCAAACCGCTCAGCAGCGTGCATTTGTGTGATTACCCAGAATCCGATGCCACTCGAGTCGACCAGACGCTATCGCAGCGAATGACCGTCTTACGTGAAATCGCGTCGCTCGGCCGGTCCGCTCGAAGCGAAGCCAAACTGAAAGTTCGGCAACCTCTATCCAGCGTCACCGTCGTCCTTGCAGACGAAGACCACATCCCATGGCTCAAGCAGCACGACGCGTTGGTACAGCAAGAACTGAATGTCAAAGCAGTGGATTACGTCACCGACGCTGAAGATCTAGTGCAGTACAAGATCCAGCCGAATTTCAAGCGACTAGGCCCTCGAGTTGGCAAAAATATCCCGGCCGTCAAAAAGATGCTCGGCGAAGCGGACGGCGGAGAACTGATGTCTCAGCTTCAGTCCAACGGTTCGATTGAAATTGTGGTCGGTGAGCAAACGCTGAAACTAGATGGCGAGGACATTCAAATTCGCCTGCAAGCTCGCGAAGGCTCGGCCGCGTCGCAGGGTGAGCACAGCGTTGTGGTACTGAGCACCGAAGTGACTCCGGAACTATTCCGCGAAGGGATCGCCCGGGACCTCATTCGGTTCATCCAAAGCCAACGCAAAGAAATCAATTGCGATTTTGTCGACCGGATCTCCGTCAGCATTGTTACCGACAGTGAACCGGTACGGCAGGCAGCCGAGGAGTACCTAAAAACCATCCAGGCCGAAACGCTGGCCGAGCAGATTGGTTTTGAAGCGATTGCTGGCAGCGACCCTGTCCAACTGTCGGTTGCAGGCGACCAAGTCGAATTGACCGTTGTTCGCCAATAA
- a CDS encoding PSD1 and planctomycete cytochrome C domain-containing protein encodes MDDRLVASAPPSHPFNVPMLFSIRLFCGAITILTAFASSNSAFAEVDFTREVQPILAKHCYACHGPDIAESGLSFVDRESALAESESGEHAIVPGDTELSMLVARISSGDEFERMPPEGDPLSPDEIKILSDWIDEGAEWSDHWAFVPMKRVEVPQIDNPEWSANPIDAFVYDRLAKSGLAPNPSADKRTLIRRAYYDLIGLPPTVEQIEAFLADTSADAYPKLIDELLESPHYGERWGRHWLDLVRYGETNSFERDSVKPNAWKYRDYVIESFNEDKPYDQFIREQLAGDELDEVTRESLIATGYYRLGIWDDEPADRLLARYDELDDLITTTGQVFLGLTINCARCHDHKIDPIPQKDYYAMVAFFGDVTPYGNRGDERTNNQIDLSSPELRQAYAESDRRIAEIEKAMHAIEQDGISRMSAPDQRATEGPAKERRQILKANLKKNLSDEQWTKYTELKETLASARKQRQSLAARETAMGLASYRSTEEPTRLLFRGNPHSPADEVGIGFPKLFNADEPAAPTRGTEKGSAGRRRILADWIASKENMMTSRVMANRVWQFHFGRGIVRSTSNFGQLGTPPTHPKLFEWLAFRLMDEDWKLKPLHRLIMTSRTYQMSSQNRDDAIAVDPNNDLFWRFDRRRLSAEEVRDSILAVNGSLNRKLYGESVFPKISDEVLAGQSVPGKGWNVSSPEESDRRSIYVHVKRSLLLPLLTAFDYPEPDRTCDGRFATLQPGQALSLLNSDFIHAESKILLASIGGSEQPNEAIVRKAIQSVLSRQATDIEIAEGSELIEALAAREEVSRERATQLYCLSVINWNEFLFLD; translated from the coding sequence ATGGATGATCGATTGGTTGCGTCTGCCCCTCCTTCCCACCCTTTCAACGTCCCCATGCTTTTTTCCATCCGTTTGTTTTGCGGTGCAATCACAATCCTTACGGCGTTTGCGTCGTCAAACTCAGCCTTTGCCGAGGTCGACTTTACCCGAGAAGTTCAGCCGATCCTGGCAAAACACTGCTACGCCTGTCATGGCCCTGATATCGCGGAAAGCGGCCTAAGCTTCGTCGATCGAGAATCGGCGTTGGCGGAATCGGAATCGGGAGAGCATGCAATTGTTCCCGGCGATACTGAACTGAGCATGTTGGTGGCTCGAATTTCTTCCGGCGATGAATTCGAAAGAATGCCTCCGGAGGGCGATCCATTGTCGCCTGATGAAATCAAAATTTTGAGTGACTGGATCGACGAAGGGGCTGAGTGGAGCGATCACTGGGCTTTCGTTCCAATGAAGCGAGTGGAGGTCCCGCAGATTGACAACCCTGAGTGGTCCGCAAATCCGATCGATGCCTTTGTCTATGATCGTTTAGCGAAATCAGGGCTGGCTCCGAATCCGTCTGCGGATAAACGAACGCTTATTCGCCGCGCCTACTACGACCTGATCGGCTTGCCTCCGACCGTAGAGCAAATCGAAGCTTTCCTTGCGGACACCTCGGCGGATGCCTATCCAAAATTGATCGATGAACTTTTGGAATCTCCGCATTACGGCGAACGCTGGGGGCGGCACTGGTTGGACCTAGTCCGTTACGGCGAAACGAATTCCTTTGAACGTGACAGCGTCAAACCGAACGCCTGGAAGTACCGCGACTATGTCATTGAATCGTTCAACGAAGACAAACCATACGATCAATTCATTCGCGAACAATTGGCTGGCGATGAACTGGACGAAGTCACCCGCGAAAGCTTGATCGCAACCGGGTACTATCGCCTGGGGATCTGGGACGATGAACCGGCCGACCGCTTACTGGCCCGCTACGACGAATTGGATGATTTGATCACCACCACGGGACAGGTCTTTCTTGGGTTGACGATCAATTGTGCTCGATGTCATGACCACAAGATCGACCCTATCCCGCAAAAAGACTATTACGCCATGGTCGCCTTTTTCGGCGACGTGACGCCCTACGGAAATCGTGGCGATGAGCGAACGAATAATCAAATCGACCTTTCCTCCCCCGAACTGCGTCAGGCCTATGCCGAAAGCGACCGCCGGATCGCGGAAATCGAAAAGGCGATGCATGCCATCGAGCAGGACGGGATCAGCCGGATGTCCGCCCCCGACCAACGGGCCACCGAAGGGCCCGCCAAAGAACGGCGTCAAATCTTAAAAGCAAACCTGAAGAAAAATCTTTCGGACGAGCAGTGGACGAAATACACCGAATTGAAAGAAACGCTGGCGAGTGCCCGCAAACAACGCCAATCGCTCGCCGCTCGTGAAACGGCAATGGGCTTGGCTAGTTACCGCAGTACCGAAGAACCGACGCGGTTGCTTTTCCGAGGCAACCCCCATTCACCTGCGGATGAAGTCGGAATCGGATTTCCCAAACTGTTTAATGCCGACGAACCCGCCGCCCCAACCAGAGGGACGGAAAAAGGGTCTGCAGGGCGGCGTAGGATCCTTGCTGACTGGATTGCCAGTAAAGAAAACATGATGACATCGCGAGTCATGGCGAATCGCGTCTGGCAGTTTCACTTTGGTCGCGGGATCGTGCGCAGCACCAGCAACTTCGGACAATTGGGAACGCCTCCGACCCATCCCAAACTATTTGAATGGCTGGCTTTCCGGCTGATGGACGAAGACTGGAAACTAAAGCCACTGCATCGTTTGATCATGACCAGCCGCACCTATCAGATGTCTTCACAAAACCGTGACGATGCGATTGCGGTCGATCCAAATAACGATCTGTTTTGGCGATTTGACCGTCGCCGCTTAAGTGCGGAAGAAGTACGTGACAGCATCCTCGCGGTGAACGGATCTCTCAATCGCAAACTGTACGGCGAGAGTGTGTTCCCGAAGATCTCTGACGAGGTCCTGGCAGGTCAATCGGTCCCCGGAAAGGGCTGGAACGTATCCTCTCCGGAAGAGAGCGATCGACGGAGCATCTACGTCCACGTCAAACGGTCGCTCCTGTTACCGCTGTTAACCGCGTTTGACTACCCCGAACCAGACCGCACCTGCGATGGCCGTTTTGCGACGCTCCAGCCAGGGCAGGCGTTGTCGCTGCTGAACAGTGATTTCATTCACGCCGAATCGAAGATACTGCTGGCGTCGATCGGTGGCAGTGAGCAGCCCAATGAAGCGATCGTCCGCAAAGCGATCCAATCGGTTCTCAGCCGCCAAGCGACCGACATCGAAATTGCCGAAGGGTCCGAATTGATCGAAGCTTTGGCGGCCCGTGAAGAGGTTTCAAGAGAACGAGCCACGCAGTTGTATTGCTTGTCCGTTATCAATTGGAATGAATTTTTGTTTCTTGATTGA
- a CDS encoding DUF1501 domain-containing protein — translation MNKRNNFCGRTRREFLWQTGGGFGAAALSSMLAGDGFFPSAAANEASIDSPLAPKPPHFAPKAKSVIFLFMYGGPSHIDTFDFKPNMIGMDGKTAEVKTFGRGGHKAGGRIVEPRWKFKQHGECGKYVSSLFPNVAKHVDDIAFLHSMTADSPIHGSAMLMMNSGRILSGNPALGSWVNYGLGTVNQNLPGFVVMLDSKGGPISGAKNWSSGFMPATYQGSVFRTEGAPILDLAPPKDLPDGVQRQMIQSIQQANHRHMAERPGDSDLASRIASYELAYNMQTTAPESVDLSQEDASTLAMYGIDNERTKNFGTRCLLARRLVQRGVRFVQLYSGGAHNDDNWDAHGDLEVNHNKHAGATDQPIAALLADLKRTGMLDETLVVWGGEFGRQPTAEYANGSGRDHNSYGFTMWMAGGGIKGGISHGTTDELGARAVENPLHVKNLHATILHQLGLDPNHLSYFYGGLDQKLVGVEEVEPIHQIIA, via the coding sequence ATGAATAAACGAAACAATTTCTGCGGCCGAACTCGTCGAGAATTCCTCTGGCAAACCGGAGGCGGATTCGGGGCAGCAGCCCTTTCATCCATGCTTGCCGGCGACGGATTTTTTCCATCGGCCGCCGCTAACGAAGCGTCGATCGACAGCCCGCTAGCGCCGAAACCTCCGCACTTTGCTCCCAAAGCAAAATCGGTCATTTTCCTATTCATGTATGGCGGCCCCAGCCATATCGACACCTTCGATTTCAAACCCAACATGATTGGGATGGATGGAAAAACAGCCGAAGTCAAAACCTTCGGTCGCGGCGGTCACAAAGCGGGCGGTCGCATCGTCGAACCCCGCTGGAAATTCAAGCAGCACGGGGAATGTGGCAAATATGTTAGCTCCCTATTCCCAAACGTTGCCAAACATGTCGACGACATTGCCTTCTTGCACTCGATGACCGCGGATTCCCCGATTCACGGTTCCGCAATGTTGATGATGAACAGCGGACGCATTCTCTCGGGAAACCCGGCGCTCGGTTCTTGGGTCAATTACGGCCTGGGGACGGTCAACCAGAACCTTCCAGGGTTTGTCGTCATGCTGGATTCCAAAGGGGGACCGATCAGCGGTGCGAAGAACTGGAGCAGCGGCTTCATGCCGGCGACCTATCAAGGTTCGGTCTTCCGTACCGAAGGGGCACCGATCCTCGACTTGGCCCCTCCAAAGGATTTGCCCGATGGGGTCCAGCGCCAGATGATCCAGTCGATCCAACAAGCGAATCATCGTCACATGGCAGAGCGCCCCGGCGATAGCGATTTGGCTTCGCGGATCGCCAGCTACGAACTGGCCTACAACATGCAAACGACGGCCCCAGAATCGGTCGACCTAAGTCAAGAAGATGCCAGTACGCTTGCCATGTATGGCATCGACAATGAACGCACCAAGAACTTTGGGACTCGCTGCTTACTCGCTCGCCGCCTGGTCCAGCGCGGCGTTCGCTTCGTCCAGCTTTATAGTGGTGGCGCACACAACGACGACAACTGGGATGCTCACGGGGACCTAGAAGTCAATCACAACAAGCACGCAGGAGCGACCGACCAACCAATCGCCGCGTTGCTGGCCGACTTAAAGCGGACGGGGATGCTGGACGAAACCCTGGTCGTATGGGGAGGCGAATTTGGCCGCCAACCGACCGCCGAGTACGCCAACGGTTCCGGCCGTGACCATAACTCCTACGGTTTTACGATGTGGATGGCTGGCGGTGGAATCAAGGGTGGGATCAGCCATGGCACCACCGACGAACTGGGTGCACGAGCCGTCGAAAATCCATTGCACGTGAAAAACCTGCATGCGACGATCCTCCACCAATTGGGATTGGACCCGAATCACCTTTCCTACTTCTACGGCGGCTTAGACCAAAAACTGGTCGGCGTCGAAGAAGTGGAACCGATTCATCAGATCATCGCGTAG
- a CDS encoding DUF1501 domain-containing protein, which yields MHVKNLHATILHQLGLDPNHLSYFYGGLDQKLVGVEEVEPIHQIIA from the coding sequence TTGCACGTGAAAAACCTGCATGCGACGATCCTTCACCAATTGGGATTGGACCCGAATCACCTTTCCTACTTCTACGGCGGCTTAGACCAGAAACTGGTCGGCGTCGAAGAAGTGGAACCGATTCACCAGATCATCGCGTAG